In one Nitrospira sp. CR1.1 genomic region, the following are encoded:
- a CDS encoding DUF3106 domain-containing protein, whose product MNLPLIGILVLVIGVMPAWAQGDQAGVPWSQLSPGEQQLLQRFSDNWDQLPPRKQQRLRNGAQQWGTMTPEERQEAKQRFKQWRSLPPEQRQQLRERYQQFRQLPPEQRESVRNARRWFKSLPPGQRKELREKFQSMSPEERRAYKKELRRRHGGNDSVTATPGDPSGQPRPD is encoded by the coding sequence ATGAACCTGCCGTTGATAGGAATACTGGTGTTGGTCATCGGGGTGATGCCCGCGTGGGCGCAAGGCGACCAGGCAGGGGTGCCATGGAGCCAACTCAGCCCGGGCGAACAGCAACTGTTGCAACGGTTCAGCGACAACTGGGATCAGTTGCCGCCGCGCAAACAGCAACGATTGCGGAATGGGGCGCAGCAGTGGGGCACCATGACGCCCGAAGAGCGTCAGGAGGCGAAGCAGCGGTTCAAGCAATGGCGGTCGCTTCCACCGGAGCAACGACAGCAATTACGCGAGCGGTATCAACAGTTCCGCCAATTACCGCCTGAGCAGCGCGAATCGGTACGCAATGCCCGGCGATGGTTCAAGTCACTCCCGCCCGGGCAGCGGAAGGAGTTGCGGGAAAAATTTCAGAGCATGTCGCCCGAAGAACGTCGCGCGTACAAGAAGGAGCTTCGCCGCCGACATGGCGGAAACGACAGCGTGACTGCGACACCGGGCGATCCATCAGGCCAGCCACGACCCGATTGA
- a CDS encoding RNA polymerase sigma factor translates to MGSLDRTQALDRFLAGIERRAFRMAHIATGNEDEALDLVQDAMLKLAQKYAQRPEEEWGALFHCILQSRIRDWYRRERVRNRLREFFHGAQDDEEAEDPLEQIPDSTAPAPDGEVQRKRACAELEVALRALPLRQQQAFLLRIWEELDVAQTAQAMGCSEGSVKTHLFRALQVLRQRLGAHWP, encoded by the coding sequence GTGGGATCACTGGATCGAACCCAGGCATTGGACCGGTTTCTGGCGGGGATTGAGCGACGCGCATTCCGCATGGCGCACATTGCCACGGGGAATGAGGATGAGGCGCTTGATCTTGTCCAGGATGCCATGCTGAAACTGGCACAGAAGTATGCCCAGCGGCCCGAGGAGGAATGGGGCGCGCTGTTTCATTGCATTCTCCAGAGCCGCATTCGTGATTGGTACCGGCGGGAGCGGGTGCGGAACCGTCTGCGGGAATTTTTCCATGGTGCGCAGGATGACGAAGAGGCGGAAGATCCGCTGGAGCAGATTCCCGATTCAACCGCCCCGGCGCCGGATGGCGAGGTGCAGCGCAAGCGGGCCTGTGCAGAACTGGAAGTGGCCCTGCGCGCGTTGCCGCTTCGGCAGCAGCAGGCCTTTCTCCTGCGTATTTGGGAAGAGTTGGATGTGGCGCAAACGGCCCAAGCCATGGGGTGTTCCGAGGGCAGCGTGAAAACCCACTTGTTCCGGGCTCTGCAGGTGTTGCGCCAGCGATTGGGAGCACATTGGCCATGA